tttattaccAACATTTTCATTATAAATAAAGCTCATCCTCCCACCTTCCACAAACACAAAAAACACACTCAGAGTCACTTACCAATTACAAGTCTCAGTATCAGCTAATTTGCTCTGTCTGTTCAAAAGAAACATATACAGTACATATTTACATAACACTTACTTTATACACATAAAAAACAATGGCACCAGTACAAAATCATCCTAATGGTACCTATAAAATGTCCAAGGCTGCTAGGGAAAGCGAAAAGAAGGCTTTTGTGACGTTCTTAGGAGGTGGTGGTGACTATGTGAAAGGTGTGATTGGGCTAGCCAAGGGCCTGAGGAAAGTTAACTCAGCTTATCCTCTTGTTGTGGCTGTTCTGCCTGATGTTCCTCGAGAGCACCGCCTTCTGATGGTGCAGAATGGTTGCGTTCTTAAAGATATTGACTGGGTTCAGCCACCAAAGTTGGACAAAACAGTTGGTTGGGCTCATGAACATTTTGCCATCAACTACTCCAAGCTTCGTATCTTCCAGGTAAAAAATAAAAAATCCATCCGTTTTAAAACATTTGACACTTTGGCTCTGGATACGTAGTTTTAGAACATTTAATTTATATATTGTTTCAAATTTTGTTTGGCCGACTTATTAGAAGATAAGTACTCCGGCACgtattttaaaatgaacaaaaacTATAATTCTATACTTATTTTACAAAggtttttttataaataaaaatttaaacatcttatttctattctaaaaagaaaagttttgaaaaaaaattataaaactgtAATTTGTATTAATCTTAAAAAATGTATGTCGGATACtctattaaaaattaaaaaatgataaCAAATAGTGGGTGGGACTGAGGGGTAGGATTGAGGGAGTAATTAGTAGGACCATCGatatttcgaattatttatagTATAGTTTTCCAACTTGTGTGGAAATTTGTAATGGTTGATATATATTCAATTTTATAACTGGTGCAGTTTGAGGAGTACAGTAAGATGGTGTACTTGGATGGGGATATTCAAGTGTACGGCAATGTTGACGAACTATTTGAATTACCGAATGACCAATTATATGGTGTTTTGGATTGTTTCTGCGAATGGCATCATTCTCCTCAGTACAAGATCGGCTACTGCCAACAATGCCCCGATAGGGTGAAGTGGCCAGCCGAGATGGGACAGGCTCCGTCATCATATTTCAACGCTGGAATGTTCGTTTTCGAGCCGAGTCGAGCTATTTACGATGATCTAATGAACATGATGAAAGTCACTCCTCCTTCATCGTTCGCTGAACAGGTAGATTATATTATTTGATCAAGATACCACATATGGATTTGGAGTCGAATTGAACTCAATAATCTGACTTGATTTATGGTATACGAAATATGTGCAGGACTTGTTAAACTTGTATTTTAGGAGCATCTTCAAGCCAATTCCTCCGGTT
This sequence is a window from Apium graveolens cultivar Ventura chromosome 9, ASM990537v1, whole genome shotgun sequence. Protein-coding genes within it:
- the LOC141687314 gene encoding galactinol synthase 1-like, with the protein product MAPVQNHPNGTYKMSKAARESEKKAFVTFLGGGGDYVKGVIGLAKGLRKVNSAYPLVVAVLPDVPREHRLLMVQNGCVLKDIDWVQPPKLDKTVGWAHEHFAINYSKLRIFQFEEYSKMVYLDGDIQVYGNVDELFELPNDQLYGVLDCFCEWHHSPQYKIGYCQQCPDRVKWPAEMGQAPSSYFNAGMFVFEPSRAIYDDLMNMMKVTPPSSFAEQDLLNLYFRSIFKPIPPVYNLLLPMLWTHPENVELDKVKVVHFCANGSKPWRYTGKDENMDREDVKMLVKKWWDIYNDESLMSYKKPNVGGKVPISDKEKRGLRPMVTGVVKVPVS